Proteins from one Lachnospiraceae bacterium KGMB03038 genomic window:
- a CDS encoding D-serine ammonia-lyase: protein MNLDMLEQKAPVVKKLRRAEEVSWINPYYGKTQEALKDIELSMADVEDAAKRLARFAPFIRKAFPETEEAGGLIESPLREIPKMREELNAVWKAGLQGKLLLKMDSHLAAAGSVKARGGIYEILKHAEDLALEQGMIRQGESYEKFADPSMKEFFSKYAVHVGSTGNLGLSIGIISAALGFRVYVHMSQDAKQWKKDLLRSKNVQVIEYAGDYGAAVKQGREEALKDPCSYFVDDENSVSLFLGYAVAALRLRGQLEDLGILVDEEHPLFVYIPCGVGGAPGGVAFGLKLLYGDHVHVFYEEPTQACCMVLGIATGLHSEICVQDIGLSGKTEADGLAVGRPSKFVGKTVEHLLSGEFTIEDEKLYIYMKELLDQEGVFIEPSSCAAFAGPSRIETDEACARYIEEQGLTGQMGQAAHIVWATGGSLVPEDVREAYIKKAMEAEKK from the coding sequence ATGAATCTGGATATGCTGGAACAGAAAGCGCCTGTGGTGAAAAAGCTGCGCAGGGCGGAAGAAGTGAGCTGGATCAATCCATACTATGGGAAGACCCAGGAAGCGCTGAAAGATATTGAATTATCGATGGCAGATGTGGAAGACGCGGCAAAGCGCCTTGCAAGATTTGCCCCGTTTATCCGCAAGGCGTTTCCGGAGACGGAAGAGGCGGGAGGCTTGATCGAGTCGCCTCTGCGGGAGATCCCTAAGATGAGAGAAGAATTAAATGCCGTTTGGAAGGCAGGGCTTCAAGGAAAGCTGCTGCTGAAAATGGATTCCCACCTGGCGGCCGCCGGTTCTGTGAAGGCGAGGGGCGGGATCTATGAGATCCTGAAGCACGCGGAAGATCTGGCCTTGGAACAGGGAATGATCCGGCAGGGAGAAAGCTATGAAAAGTTCGCGGATCCTTCAATGAAGGAATTTTTCTCCAAATACGCAGTGCATGTGGGGTCTACCGGGAATCTGGGACTGTCTATCGGAATCATCAGCGCGGCTCTTGGCTTCCGGGTGTATGTCCATATGTCCCAGGATGCGAAGCAGTGGAAGAAAGACCTGCTACGGTCCAAGAATGTCCAGGTGATCGAATACGCGGGGGATTACGGCGCGGCGGTGAAACAAGGCCGGGAAGAAGCCCTGAAAGATCCCTGCAGCTATTTTGTGGATGATGAGAATTCGGTAAGCCTGTTTTTGGGCTATGCGGTGGCGGCCCTGCGGCTCCGGGGGCAGTTGGAGGACTTAGGCATCTTGGTGGACGAGGAACATCCTCTGTTTGTCTATATTCCCTGCGGAGTGGGCGGAGCGCCGGGGGGCGTTGCCTTTGGCCTGAAACTCCTGTATGGAGACCATGTACATGTATTTTATGAAGAACCGACCCAGGCATGCTGTATGGTCCTTGGGATCGCTACAGGACTTCATAGTGAGATCTGTGTCCAGGATATCGGTCTTTCGGGCAAGACGGAGGCGGATGGCCTGGCTGTCGGACGGCCTTCCAAATTCGTGGGCAAGACGGTGGAGCATCTCTTAAGCGGAGAGTTTACCATAGAAGACGAGAAGTTATACATATATATGAAAGAACTTTTGGATCAGGAAGGCGTCTTCATTGAGCCAAGTTCCTGCGCGGCATTTGCCGGACCATCCAGGATCGAGACCGATGAGGCGTGCGCAAGATATATCGAAGAACAGGGACTGACCGGACAGATGGGGCAGGCTGCCCATATCGTCTGGGCCACCGGAGGATCGTTGGTGCCGGAGGATGTGCGTGAGGCATATATCAAAAAAGCGATGGAAGCAGAAAAGAAATAG
- a CDS encoding multidrug efflux MFS transporter, with the protein MEHKITDRKRTMIFINIVITCIASSMLATALTTALPSMITDLGISVTTGQWLTSGYSLAMGIIMPLTAFLITRFPTKRLFLTGMILFILGLALCVIAPNFPVMMAARILQACGNGILTSMSQVIILTIFPLEKRGTAMGWYGLSVGAAPVIAPTLAGIIVDLFGWRAIFYISIGIMLVSFIWALFAFDNVLETAKKKFDMISFGISIFAFGGITLGIGNIGTYDWTSPQALPVLVIGCVAAALFVYRQLHLEEPFLELRILKNKDYAVSVIGSMLLYFVMMGSSMLMPLYAQSVMGYSATVSGLIVLPGSAVMAVISPFAGKIYDKLGMKILFLVGAACMTISCGGMCLITMDTPVWVAAGWNTLRTTAIGCLMMPLVTWGTEKIGFRMTAHGTALLTSLRTVAGAVGTAVFVGIMTAVRESSVGRYGEAAGVHGINVTFFWMAAVSALLVLIGIFFVKREAK; encoded by the coding sequence ATGGAGCATAAGATAACGGACCGAAAACGAACGATGATATTTATCAATATTGTGATCACGTGCATCGCCTCATCTATGCTGGCGACGGCGCTGACAACGGCGCTGCCGTCTATGATCACAGACCTGGGGATCAGTGTGACAACGGGACAATGGCTGACCAGCGGCTATTCCCTGGCAATGGGGATCATTATGCCGCTGACGGCCTTTCTCATTACCCGGTTCCCAACGAAACGTCTGTTTCTGACAGGAATGATCTTGTTCATTCTGGGACTGGCTCTGTGTGTGATCGCGCCAAACTTTCCGGTGATGATGGCGGCCAGGATCCTGCAGGCATGTGGAAATGGAATCCTGACCTCCATGTCCCAGGTGATCATTCTGACGATCTTTCCTCTAGAAAAACGGGGAACGGCCATGGGATGGTACGGCCTGTCTGTGGGGGCGGCCCCGGTCATTGCCCCGACGCTGGCGGGAATCATTGTGGATTTGTTTGGATGGAGAGCGATCTTCTATATTTCGATAGGAATCATGCTGGTTTCCTTTATCTGGGCGCTGTTTGCCTTTGACAATGTACTTGAGACAGCTAAGAAGAAATTTGACATGATCTCCTTTGGAATCAGTATTTTTGCCTTTGGCGGAATCACCCTTGGCATTGGCAATATTGGAACCTATGACTGGACGAGCCCGCAGGCGCTGCCGGTTCTTGTGATCGGCTGCGTGGCGGCGGCGCTGTTTGTGTACCGGCAGCTTCATTTGGAAGAACCTTTTTTGGAACTGCGTATTCTGAAGAATAAAGATTATGCGGTCAGCGTGATCGGCAGTATGCTGCTTTATTTTGTCATGATGGGATCTTCCATGCTGATGCCCCTCTACGCTCAGTCTGTGATGGGATATTCCGCTACCGTCTCGGGCCTGATCGTACTGCCGGGATCTGCGGTCATGGCGGTAATCAGTCCATTTGCGGGGAAGATCTACGACAAGCTGGGGATGAAGATTTTATTTCTAGTCGGCGCGGCCTGTATGACTATCAGCTGCGGAGGAATGTGTCTGATCACCATGGATACTCCAGTCTGGGTGGCGGCAGGATGGAATACCCTGCGCACCACAGCGATCGGATGCCTGATGATGCCTTTGGTGACTTGGGGAACCGAGAAGATCGGGTTCCGGATGACCGCCCACGGCACCGCTCTTTTGACGTCTCTTAGGACCGTCGCGGGAGCAGTCGGAACGGCTGTGTTCGTAGGGATCATGACGGCGGTGCGGGAATCTTCTGTGGGTCGTTACGGGGAGGCGGCGGGAGTACATGGCATTAATGTGACATTCTTCTGGATGGCGGCAGTATCGGCGCTGCTGGTATTGATCGGAATTTTCTTCGTCAAGCGGGAAGCGAAATAA
- a CDS encoding aldo/keto reductase: protein MKYVKLGNSDLKVSRICMGCMGFGDTKNGQHSWTLDEEHSRQIIKRGLELGVNFYDTAIAYQSGTSEQYVGRALRDYAGRDEVVVATKFLPRTQEEIQEGISGQKHIEKMIDRSLSNLGMDYVDLYIYHMWDYQTPLYDIMDGLNRVVKAGKARYIGISNCFAWQLAKANALAEKEGFAGFVSVQGHYNLLFREEEREMAKLCAEDNIAMTPYSALAGGRLSKHPGETSKRLEEDSYAKVKYDGTAKQDRVIIDRVAELAGRHRVSMTEVSLAWLLTKVTAPVVGATKRSHIEGAVKAVDLALTQEEMDYLEEAYVPHRLVGVMAQNTKAAAKEEHVWSTGSQEI, encoded by the coding sequence ATGAAATATGTAAAACTTGGAAATTCAGACCTGAAAGTATCCCGCATCTGTATGGGCTGCATGGGATTTGGAGACACCAAGAACGGTCAGCATAGCTGGACTCTGGATGAAGAACATTCCCGCCAGATCATCAAAAGAGGGCTGGAACTGGGAGTGAATTTTTACGATACGGCGATCGCGTATCAGAGCGGGACAAGCGAGCAGTATGTGGGAAGGGCGCTTAGAGATTACGCGGGGCGTGATGAAGTGGTGGTGGCGACGAAATTCCTTCCCCGTACCCAGGAAGAGATCCAAGAAGGGATCTCCGGACAAAAGCATATAGAGAAAATGATCGATAGAAGCCTGTCCAATCTGGGGATGGACTATGTAGATCTGTACATTTATCATATGTGGGATTACCAGACCCCACTTTATGACATCATGGATGGGTTAAATAGAGTCGTGAAAGCGGGAAAAGCACGGTATATTGGCATATCCAACTGCTTTGCCTGGCAGCTTGCGAAGGCAAATGCCCTGGCGGAGAAGGAAGGATTTGCCGGATTTGTATCGGTGCAGGGCCACTATAATCTCTTGTTCCGGGAAGAAGAGCGGGAGATGGCGAAGCTGTGCGCAGAAGACAACATCGCCATGACGCCATACAGTGCGCTGGCAGGCGGTCGTCTTTCCAAACATCCGGGAGAAACCTCCAAACGGTTGGAGGAGGACAGCTACGCTAAGGTGAAGTACGATGGGACAGCCAAGCAGGATCGAGTGATCATTGACCGGGTGGCAGAACTGGCCGGCCGGCATAGGGTGTCCATGACGGAAGTATCCCTGGCGTGGCTTCTCACCAAAGTGACGGCGCCAGTAGTGGGCGCCACGAAGCGAAGCCATATCGAGGGAGCAGTGAAAGCCGTAGATCTTGCGCTGACCCAGGAAGAGATGGATTATCTGGAAGAGGCATATGTTCCACACAGACTGGTGGGAGTGATGGCCCAGAACACGAAAGCCGCCGCAAAGGAAGAACACGTGTGGTCCACAGGCAGCCAGGAGATTTGA
- the mcrC gene encoding 5-methylcytosine-specific restriction endonuclease system specificity protein McrC, giving the protein MIPIQNIYYMLSYAFQTLQTQNYKDIATESFHNTAELYAAILDKGISIQVKRGLGKDYISKSEPLSTLQGKLNISESIKTQAMIKKQMICNYDEFSVNTIFNQIIKSTVRLLLIADITNKRKKHLRNLLLYFSDVDEIDLHSVNWNQNYNRTNQSYQMLIGICYLVYMGLLQTQHSGDVRIMDFTDEQRMSRLYEKFLLEYYRKEHPELTVNAAQIAWQLDDDENEMLPKMQTDIMLSKGNNILIIDAKYYSHMTQTQYGINTLHSNNLYQIFTYVKNKEFELKNCEHTVSGMLLYAQTDEDIVLNGTYRMSGNQIAVRALDLNKNFSKISEQLDDIIKFYF; this is encoded by the coding sequence ATGATTCCTATACAAAATATCTATTATATGCTGTCCTATGCCTTTCAAACATTACAAACGCAAAATTACAAAGATATTGCAACAGAAAGTTTTCACAATACTGCGGAGTTATATGCAGCGATTCTGGATAAGGGTATTAGTATACAAGTAAAGCGTGGCTTGGGTAAAGATTACATTTCAAAATCAGAACCACTTTCTACTTTGCAAGGAAAGTTAAATATTTCAGAATCTATTAAAACCCAGGCCATGATAAAGAAGCAGATGATTTGTAATTATGATGAATTTTCAGTCAACACTATATTTAACCAGATTATTAAATCAACGGTACGGCTTCTCCTTATAGCGGATATAACAAATAAGAGAAAAAAGCATTTGCGAAATCTTTTATTATATTTTTCTGACGTTGATGAAATCGATTTGCATTCCGTAAATTGGAATCAAAATTATAATCGAACGAATCAAAGTTATCAGATGTTAATTGGCATTTGTTATTTAGTTTATATGGGATTGCTGCAAACCCAACATAGTGGTGATGTCCGTATAATGGACTTTACCGATGAGCAACGTATGTCACGTTTATATGAAAAATTTCTTCTGGAATATTATCGGAAAGAGCATCCTGAGCTCACGGTCAACGCCGCTCAAATTGCATGGCAGCTTGATGATGATGAAAATGAGATGCTGCCAAAAATGCAAACGGATATCATGTTATCGAAAGGAAATAATATTCTGATTATTGATGCAAAATATTATTCACATATGACTCAAACACAATACGGCATTAATACTTTGCATTCCAATAATCTTTATCAAATTTTTACTTATGTAAAGAACAAAGAGTTTGAACTAAAGAATTGTGAACATACTGTATCGGGAATGCTTCTTTATGCTCAGACCGATGAAGATATTGTGCTGAATGGAACATATCGGATGAGTGGGAATCAAATTGCCGTTCGAGCTTTAGATTTAAACAAAAATTTTTCAAAAATTTCGGAACAATTAGATGATATTATTAAATTTTATTTTTAG
- a CDS encoding IS1182 family transposase gives MPTNQKYHKNYTEFGEPYQLVLPLNLEGLVPDDDSVRLLSHELEGLDYSLLYQAYSAKGGNPAVDPKTMFKILTYAYSQNIYSSRKIETACRRDINFMWLLAGQKAPDHSTIARFRTGFLADACEDLFYQMVKRLKNAGELSKETVFIDGTTLEACANKYTFVWKKSVGKWETKMFQKVQEAVALLNQEYLQSFSVTEGTRTQDLQKICRFLEQSCKEQHTVFVHGRGKRKSRNQKYLELFQRFLERQTIYDWHTASFRGRNNYCKTDPDATFMHMKDDHMRNAQLKPGYNVQIAVDSEYIVATDIFQDRNDVWTLVPFLKRMEEKLGFRYPSVTADSGYESEEGYSYLRDQKQKPYIKPQTYEKWKKRSFKKDISKRENMGYDERTDTYTCHAGKKLRPIFLKKQTSKSGYESEVTVYECEDCTDCPYKEKCTKAKGNKRLYVSKSFLEKRQESYENILSETGLLYRMNRSIQVEGAFGVLKNDYEFQRFLLRGKTKVKLEILLLSMGYNLNKLHAKIQNDRTGNHLFPVKESA, from the coding sequence ATGCCTACTAACCAAAAATACCATAAAAATTATACCGAATTCGGCGAACCTTATCAACTGGTTTTGCCATTAAATTTGGAAGGTTTGGTTCCTGATGATGATTCTGTCCGACTGCTGAGCCACGAATTGGAGGGATTGGATTACAGCTTGCTGTATCAGGCTTACTCTGCCAAAGGCGGAAATCCGGCAGTGGATCCTAAGACCATGTTCAAGATCCTGACCTATGCGTATTCCCAGAACATTTATTCATCCAGAAAAATTGAAACCGCATGCAGACGAGATATCAACTTTATGTGGCTGCTCGCCGGGCAGAAAGCACCTGACCACAGCACGATCGCACGTTTCCGTACCGGATTCCTGGCGGATGCCTGTGAAGATCTCTTCTATCAAATGGTAAAGAGACTGAAAAATGCGGGCGAGCTGTCGAAGGAAACCGTTTTTATTGATGGGACAACGCTGGAGGCATGCGCAAACAAATATACCTTTGTCTGGAAAAAATCCGTAGGGAAATGGGAAACAAAAATGTTCCAGAAAGTACAGGAAGCCGTAGCTCTTCTGAACCAGGAGTATCTACAGAGTTTTTCTGTAACGGAAGGAACAAGAACACAGGATCTTCAGAAGATCTGTCGGTTTCTGGAACAGAGCTGTAAAGAACAGCATACCGTTTTTGTCCATGGAAGAGGGAAACGGAAAAGCCGGAACCAGAAATATCTGGAACTGTTCCAACGTTTTCTGGAACGGCAGACCATCTACGACTGGCATACAGCCAGCTTCCGGGGACGGAATAATTATTGTAAGACGGATCCGGACGCCACATTCATGCATATGAAGGATGACCATATGCGGAATGCCCAGTTGAAGCCGGGATATAACGTACAGATCGCAGTGGACAGCGAATATATTGTCGCGACAGATATTTTTCAGGATCGGAATGATGTATGGACGCTGGTCCCTTTTTTAAAGAGAATGGAAGAAAAACTGGGATTCCGTTATCCAAGCGTGACGGCAGATTCAGGATATGAAAGTGAAGAAGGATACAGCTATCTGAGAGACCAGAAACAAAAGCCCTATATCAAACCGCAAACGTATGAGAAATGGAAAAAGAGGAGTTTTAAAAAGGATATCAGTAAACGTGAGAACATGGGTTATGATGAAAGGACAGATACCTATACGTGTCATGCCGGGAAGAAACTGCGGCCGATTTTCCTGAAAAAGCAGACAAGTAAAAGTGGCTATGAATCCGAAGTCACCGTCTACGAATGCGAAGATTGTACGGACTGTCCTTATAAAGAGAAATGTACAAAAGCAAAAGGGAACAAACGGCTGTATGTATCCAAAAGCTTTTTGGAGAAACGACAGGAATCCTATGAAAACATCCTGAGCGAAACCGGGCTCCTATACCGGATGAACCGTTCGATCCAGGTGGAGGGAGCATTTGGAGTCCTGAAAAACGACTATGAATTTCAAAGATTTTTACTCCGTGGAAAAACCAAAGTAAAACTGGAGATTCTTTTATTGAGTATGGGCTATAATCTCAACAAACTTCACGCTAAAATACAAAATGACCGAACCGGAAACCATCTGTTTCCAGTGAAGGAATCTGCTTAA
- a CDS encoding flavodoxin family protein, whose amino-acid sequence MKIIILEGSPNRKGSSNMLAEQFAKGAKEAGHTIEVIDAAHGDIHPCTGCIHCGYEGPCIQKDDMEEIRKKILEADMMVFVTPLYYYGMSAQLKILVDRFCAFNSSIHRKGMKSAMIAAAWNSDDWTFEALEAHYETLVRYLNLKDEGAVWGKGCGTPEMTRQSKYMEEAYELGRRLGD is encoded by the coding sequence ATGAAGATCATTATATTAGAAGGAAGCCCCAATCGAAAAGGCTCCTCCAACATGCTGGCAGAGCAGTTCGCAAAAGGCGCAAAGGAGGCAGGGCATACGATTGAAGTCATTGACGCGGCGCATGGGGATATCCATCCGTGTACCGGATGTATCCACTGCGGATATGAGGGACCCTGCATCCAGAAGGATGACATGGAAGAAATCAGGAAGAAGATCCTGGAAGCGGACATGATGGTATTCGTGACCCCTCTGTATTACTATGGCATGTCGGCCCAGCTTAAGATTCTGGTGGACCGTTTCTGCGCGTTTAACAGCAGCATCCACAGAAAAGGTATGAAATCAGCGATGATCGCGGCGGCATGGAACAGCGATGATTGGACCTTCGAAGCGCTGGAAGCGCATTATGAGACTCTGGTGCGGTATCTGAACCTTAAGGACGAAGGAGCAGTCTGGGGAAAGGGCTGCGGGACGCCGGAGATGACCAGACAGTCGAAATATATGGAAGAAGCTTATGAATTGGGAAGAAGACTTGGGGACTAA
- a CDS encoding helix-turn-helix transcriptional regulator, which translates to MVFENIRNLREDNDKTQQEIADYLNIKQTTYSKYELGKINIPIEVFIKLADYYGVSLDYLVGRSKNKN; encoded by the coding sequence ATGGTATTTGAAAATATCCGGAATCTCCGTGAAGATAATGATAAGACACAGCAGGAAATTGCTGATTATCTGAATATAAAGCAGACCACATATTCTAAATATGAATTGGGAAAAATCAATATTCCAATTGAAGTCTTCATTAAGCTGGCTGACTATTATGGAGTCTCTCTGGATTATCTGGTCGGAAGATCGAAGAACAAAAATTAA
- a CDS encoding phosphoribosylaminoimidazolesuccinocarboxamide synthase, producing the protein MKPIKEGKVREIYDNGDSLIMVATDRISCFDVILKNDVAKKGTVLTQMSKFWFNMTKDILPNHMISTDVKDMPEFFQQPQFDGNSMMCRKLDMLPIECIVRGYITGSGWASYQENGTVCGIKLPEGLKESDKLPEPIYTPSTKAEIGDHDENISYEQSIAHLEKYFPGKGEEYAAKLRDYTLALYKKCADYALSRGIIIADTKFEFGLDEEGNIVLGDEMLTPDSSRFWPAEGYEPGHGQPSFDKQFARDWLKANPGNDWTLPEDIVQKTIDKYLQGYEMLTGEKL; encoded by the coding sequence ATGAAACCAATCAAAGAAGGAAAAGTACGTGAAATCTATGATAATGGAGACAGCCTGATCATGGTGGCTACCGACCGGATCAGTTGTTTTGATGTCATCCTGAAGAATGACGTGGCAAAGAAGGGAACCGTCCTGACCCAGATGTCCAAATTCTGGTTCAACATGACCAAAGATATCCTTCCCAATCACATGATCTCCACAGACGTAAAAGATATGCCGGAATTCTTCCAGCAGCCGCAGTTCGACGGCAACAGCATGATGTGCCGGAAGCTTGACATGCTTCCCATCGAGTGCATCGTGCGGGGCTATATTACCGGAAGCGGCTGGGCCAGCTACCAGGAAAACGGGACAGTCTGCGGGATCAAACTGCCGGAAGGACTGAAGGAATCTGACAAACTGCCGGAACCAATCTATACGCCTTCTACCAAGGCAGAGATCGGCGATCATGACGAGAACATTTCCTATGAGCAGAGCATTGCCCACTTAGAAAAGTATTTCCCAGGCAAAGGCGAAGAATATGCCGCAAAACTTAGAGATTATACCTTGGCTCTCTACAAGAAATGCGCAGACTACGCTTTGAGCCGCGGCATCATCATCGCGGACACCAAATTTGAATTCGGACTGGATGAAGAAGGCAACATCGTTCTTGGCGATGAGATGCTCACTCCTGACAGCTCCCGTTTCTGGCCGGCAGAAGGCTATGAGCCGGGACATGGACAGCCTTCCTTTGACAAACAGTTTGCCCGTGACTGGCTGAAAGCCAATCCCGGAAACGACTGGACTCTTCCGGAAGACATTGTTCAGAAGACCATCGACAAATATCTTCAGGGATATGAAATGCTGACAGGTGAAAAGCTGTAA
- a CDS encoding IS256 family transposase: protein MSDKIIQLNEDLIKHDLKDLVRNSVEETLNALLDKEADELVNAEKYERSSDRQGYRSGHYKRNLHTTAGEVELKVPKLKGVPFETAIIERYRRRESSVEEALIEMYLAGVSVRRVEDITEALWGTKVSPGTISNLNKKAYEHIETWRTRPLSGNYPYVYVDGVYLKRSWGGEIQNVSVLVAIGVSQDGCREILGAAEGMKEDRESWRSFFVWLKERGLTGVRLIIGDKNLGMLETIPEVFPDARYQRCTVHFYRNIFSVTPRNKMKTVALMLKAIHAQESKEAAREKAIQVAEKLRAMKLAKAAKKVEDGIEETLTYMDFPTQHWTRIRTNNAIERLNREIKRRTKAIGAFPDGQSALMLVCARLRHVAATSWGARRYMNMDHLFKTEEDLLSDIIAG, encoded by the coding sequence ATGTCTGATAAGATTATACAGCTAAATGAGGACTTAATAAAGCATGATTTAAAGGATCTTGTCCGTAACAGTGTCGAAGAAACATTAAACGCCCTGCTCGATAAGGAAGCCGACGAATTAGTCAACGCTGAAAAGTATGAGCGCTCCTCTGACCGCCAGGGATATCGTTCCGGCCATTATAAGCGAAATCTCCACACTACCGCAGGGGAAGTCGAACTGAAGGTTCCTAAACTGAAAGGGGTTCCTTTCGAGACAGCCATTATCGAAAGATATCGTCGCAGAGAATCTTCCGTGGAAGAAGCTCTTATTGAGATGTATCTGGCCGGTGTTTCTGTCCGACGCGTGGAAGATATCACCGAAGCCTTATGGGGAACGAAAGTATCCCCTGGAACCATCAGTAACCTGAATAAAAAGGCTTATGAGCATATTGAAACCTGGCGTACCCGTCCGCTTTCCGGGAACTATCCTTATGTTTACGTAGATGGTGTTTACCTGAAACGTAGCTGGGGCGGCGAGATCCAGAACGTTTCTGTTCTCGTTGCCATTGGCGTCAGTCAGGATGGCTGCCGGGAAATCCTTGGTGCTGCGGAAGGGATGAAAGAGGATCGTGAAAGCTGGCGTTCTTTCTTCGTATGGTTGAAAGAACGCGGGCTTACTGGTGTACGTTTGATCATCGGCGATAAGAATCTCGGTATGCTTGAAACCATTCCGGAAGTCTTTCCGGATGCCAGATATCAGCGCTGTACGGTTCATTTTTACAGAAATATATTTTCTGTTACCCCCCGTAACAAGATGAAAACGGTAGCGCTTATGCTCAAGGCGATCCATGCGCAGGAAAGCAAGGAAGCCGCCCGTGAAAAAGCAATCCAGGTAGCGGAGAAACTCCGTGCCATGAAGCTTGCTAAAGCTGCCAAGAAGGTAGAGGACGGGATTGAAGAAACCTTGACCTATATGGATTTTCCTACGCAGCATTGGACCCGGATCCGAACCAATAACGCTATTGAGCGCCTCAACCGTGAGATTAAACGGCGTACAAAAGCGATCGGTGCTTTTCCTGACGGGCAGAGTGCCTTGATGCTCGTATGTGCCAGACTGCGTCACGTAGCAGCAACCAGTTGGGGAGCCAGACGCTATATGAATATGGATCATCTTTTCAAAACAGAAGAGGATCTGCTGTCTGATATCATAGCCGGCTGA
- a CDS encoding MarR family transcriptional regulator: protein MQLKDEDVVELFFEVMKLNRSYSEERYGRMDVYRGQYSCLFILERIGPISQKKLADCLRIRPSSAGEILGKLEQKGLVQRTVSAKDKRIILVSLTEEGKRSAEQVRKNRAIAHKEMLSGLDGEEKEQFYRALTKIRDYYLGQEEIHSNGA from the coding sequence ATGCAGTTAAAAGACGAAGATGTGGTGGAGCTTTTCTTTGAAGTGATGAAGTTAAACCGCAGTTATTCAGAAGAGCGATACGGACGAATGGACGTCTACCGGGGACAGTACAGCTGTCTTTTTATATTGGAGCGAATCGGGCCCATCAGCCAGAAGAAGCTGGCGGACTGTCTGCGTATCCGCCCTTCTTCCGCGGGAGAGATCCTGGGGAAGTTAGAACAGAAGGGATTGGTGCAAAGGACAGTTTCCGCGAAGGACAAACGGATCATACTGGTATCTTTGACGGAGGAAGGCAAACGGAGCGCCGAACAGGTGCGGAAAAACCGCGCCATTGCCCACAAAGAAATGCTGTCGGGCCTTGATGGGGAAGAAAAAGAGCAGTTTTATCGGGCATTGACGAAGATCCGGGACTATTATCTGGGACAGGAGGAGATACACAGCAATGGAGCATAA